The Faecalibaculum rodentium genome segment TTTCACCGGCATGATTCAGGAGAACGGTGCATACAGGCAGTGACGACAGGATGTCGAGCTCTCTGTCGTATCCTCTTTCATTGAACAGGCGGCTGGTGCTGTCCAGGTTTTCCTGAACAGTCTGCGCGGCCTGCCAGTAGGCAAAGCCATTTGCCAGGGCAAGGATCAGCGCCGCAAAGAGCGCAGCCAGTCCAAACACCAGTGTCTGCATGCGGGTTCTCAGTTCACGCATTTCCTGTCTCCAGCCGGTACCCCAGTCCCCGGACAGCCTTGATGGCTGCCGCAGATCCGATGGCCTGGAGTTTCCGACGCAGAAAGGAAAGATACGCTTCCAGGTTGTTGGCCGTTACATCGGAATCCAGTCCCCAGACCCGGTCAAGGATCTGGTCTCTGGACAGGATCTGCTGTGGATGAGAAAGCAGATAGTCCATGACAGCCAGTTCCTTTGCGGACAGTTCGATGGATTTCCCGGTTGTGCGGCACACAAGCAGGTTGGACTGATCGGCGAGCTCCAGATCGCCGGCTGTCCGCCTGCCTTCTTCCTCCCGCCTCAGCTGCACGCTGACGCGGGCTGCGAGTTCCTCGAGATGGAAGGGTTTTGTCACGTAGTCATCTGCGCCTGCCTTCAGACCATGCAGCCTGTCCTCCAGCGCGCCCCGTGCCGTCAGCATGATCACCTTCGAGGAGATCCGCTGCTTTTTCAGCGCGGACAGAATGTCAAATCCCGATGTTCCCGGCAGCATGACGTCCAGGATAATCAGGTCATAGATACCGCGCAGAGCCTCCATGAGTCCCGTGTCTCCGTCCAGAGCCACATCCACGTCATAGTTCTCCCGCTTCAGCCTTGACTCTATGAGCCGGGCAAGGGTTTCCTCATCTTCAATAACCAGGATACGCATATCTCAATCATACCTGCACGACCTCGAAGTTCGCCGGAAGCACCGGCAGTTTTTCTTGATCCGTGACAAATATTTTCGAGAAGCGGCTCACCGGCTGCAGTTTGCAAAAGCCTCCCGACTGGATCCTGGATCCGCTTTGGAGCAGGTAGCTTGCGGCCGAGGCATTCATGGCGTGTTCCTTGATATCCCGGGACTCCAGATCTGACGTATACGTCATTCCCCGCTCCAGGTCCAGTCCCGCACACTCCAGAAAACTGCGGTCAAACTGAAACTGGCTGATATCATGCAATGCCATGGCCCCGCCGCTCATTGCATATCGCGGGATATAGTCCCCGCCTATGACAATGACCTGCGCTTTGGGATCGTTCAGTCTGGAAATGACCAGGTGATTGTTGGTGACGATGCGGACCGGACGGTTGGCCAGAAATTCAGTCATTCCCGCGGGAAGGACCCCGCTGTCCAGGAAGATGCATTCTCCGTCCTCCACCAGATCCGCCGCCGCTTTGCACAAAGCCCTGACAGCCGCCGGGTCATCCCGTGCAGCTTCCGGTGTGCTCCGCTCCCTGCGTCTTGAAACGATTTCACTGACGCTGCCCTTGATCGCTCCCCCGTGGACACGCTTCAGCTTTCCCTGGTTTTCCAGTTCGGTCAGATCCCTTCGGATCGTGGACTGGGATACATCCAGTTCTTCCGCGATCTCCTTGACATGGATGATGTGATCCCTGTCCAGTCGGTCGAGAAGATATATGATTCGTTCTTTTGTCAGCATAACAATCCCTCGATTTCCAGTCGTTTCCGCCGAAGCGGAACACTTGCTTCTGAATGGCTGGACCCTTCAGTGAAAAAGTGCGCCAAAAATATCAGTATTTTTGTTGACGCAACAAAAACAGCCTGATATTATTAGTGAGCACTGTGATGGAGGTTTAGCTCAGTTGGGAGAGCGTCTGTCTTACAAACAGAGGGTCAGCGGTTCGAGCCCGTTAACCTCCACCATTCATGCTGACTTAGCTCAATTGGTAGAGCAACTGATTTGTAATCAGTAGGTTGTGGGTTCAAGTCCTATAGTCAGCACCATGTGACCCGTTAGCTCAGCTGGTAGAGCATTTGACTTTTAATCAAAGGGTCGGGCGTTCGAATCGCCCACGGGTCACCATTTCATTGTTTCTGCAGGTGTAGTTCAATGGTAGAACTTCAGCCTTCCAAGCTGACTACGTGAGTTCGATTCTCATCACCTGCTCCATTCAGAAACATTCGGCCGGATAACCGGTCTTTTTTTATGAAGGAACTGCGCGTTTTCGACGTTTTCCGTTCCTTCTCCTACATTCTAGTTGTCTTTGACTGTTTTCCTAAATGTTATGCCTGAAAAAAAACTATTGGCGCTCAAATGTGCGCATTATGCTACTATATGGTCATGAATTTCAAGATTTGGAGCATATTCAGCACGATACTTTATTTTGCAGCCGCATTTTTATTCATTGCCTTCGCCCTGGCAAACCAGGAATGGGCCCTGTATGCTGCCCTGGCCTGTATGGCTGCGGCGCTGCTCACCGGTATGCCCCTGAGAAAGCACCTGAAAGAACAGGCACAGCATTCGGATCAGACAGACCAGACTGACAAAAAATGAGAGCTTCCGTCCAATTGACGAAGCTCTCATTTTTTGTCTATGGCTGTACAGACCATCCGGTCTCAGATGCTGTATTTCTGCCTGTATTCCGTGAGGTACTCCTTGTAACGGGAACGGCGATCCTTCTTGGTCCTGGAGACATAATCATGCACATCCAGGTCGTTGTTGGCCGTCTCTATGATATACACGGCGATATTCGAGCAGTGGTCTGCGGTCCGCTCCAGTTCATTCACGAGTTCATTGTAGTCAAAGCCTTCCTCGATCCCTGACCGGGTATCCTTCAGCCGGCTGATACGGCGATGACGGACCTCTGTACACAACATGCTGATCCACACACGAAGGGGCTCAATGCGCTGCGCAACCAGTCGGTCGGAGGTACTGAAACTGTCCATGGTCAGGTCCATGATTTCCGTCACAGCGTGCATGACCACCTGCAGGTCCTTCCAGGCACTGCCGGAAAACGACTGTTTCTTTTCATACTGGTCCCGCGCCACTTTCGCCATCTCGTAGGAATAATCCCCGATCCGTTCGAAGTCCGGGATGCAGTGCAGAAACTTGGAGACTTCCGTACTCTGAGCATTGCTCAGTTCGCGCTTGAGCATCTGCATCAGATAGGTATCCAGCTTGTCCTGGTACTTGTCAATGCGGCTTTCCTTTTCCTGGATCTTGCTGAATTTCCTTTCATCAAAATGATCCAGCAGATCCATGGCCCGTGCCAGGTTTTTCACCACATTTTCCGCCATGGAATCCATCGCACGCTGACACTGCGCAAGGGCCAGATCCGGGTAGTTCAGGAAACGGTCCTCCAGGAGATCCAGTGTATCACTGTCTTCCTCGTCATCCTCCCTATTCGGGATCAGCACTTTGGTCAGCCGCTCAATGCCCTTCACAAAGGGAAGCAGCAGGAGCATCGCCGCGAACCGGTACATGGAATTCAGCGCCGCGATGGAAAACGGATTCATCACTGTATCGAGGAACGGATAGTGGAACACGAGGTTGGTCCCGTAAAACAGGATGGATCCCAGCAGCATGGCGAACAGGTCATTGAGCAGATACACCAGTGCCGTCCGTTTCCCGTTTGTGCCTGTGCCGATAGCCGAAAGCAGCACCGGTGTCGCTGCACCGATGCCCACACCCATGAGCATGGGAAATGCCGATGCAAAGGTGATGCCGCCGGTGACCGACAGCGCCTGAAGCACGCCGCAGGCAGCACTGGCACTCTGGAGCACTGCCGTGATCAGGATCCCGAACAGGATGCCCATAACCGGGTTGGTGAACGACGTGAGCAGAGACGTGAATGCCGGAGACTGAGAAAGCGGCGATACCGCACCGGACATCGTCTGCATGCCCACCATCAGAATGGCGAACCCCAGCATGATGTTGCCAGTGGCATGAAAGATGTCTTTTTTCATGAACATGCGGAACACAATGCCCAGGATGGCGACCACGGCGGATATCGTGGCTGTCGACAGCAGAGAAGCCAGACCCTGCTGTCCGTCGATATAGGACAGACAGATGATCCACCCTGTGATGGATGTGCCGATATTGGCTCCCATGATGATGCCGATTGCCTGCGAGAGCTTCATCAGTCCGGAATTGACGAACCCCACCACCATGACGGTGGTGGCACCGGAACTCTGGATCAAGGCCGTGACGACTGTCCCCAGCAGAAACCCCTTCAGGGGGGTGCTGGTCAGTTTGTAGAGAATCAGTTCCAGCTTGTTGCCGGCCACCTGTTTCAGGCCTTCGCCCATGAGCTGCATGCCATACAGAAACAGGGCCACGCCGGACAGCAGTGTCAGAACTGTGACAATGGTGCTTATACCCATACTTCCTCCGTGTTTGTCAAACATCGTTCCGGTAAGCCCAGAACGAAACCATTATACATGAGAGCCACCTAAAAAGCCTGAACACATGTTCAGGCTCCCTGGTCCCCTTCAGGTCAGACGTTCTGGGTGACTT includes the following:
- a CDS encoding response regulator transcription factor, yielding MRILVIEDEETLARLIESRLKRENYDVDVALDGDTGLMEALRGIYDLIILDVMLPGTSGFDILSALKKQRISSKVIMLTARGALEDRLHGLKAGADDYVTKPFHLEELAARVSVQLRREEEGRRTAGDLELADQSNLLVCRTTGKSIELSAKELAVMDYLLSHPQQILSRDQILDRVWGLDSDVTANNLEAYLSFLRRKLQAIGSAAAIKAVRGLGYRLETGNA
- a CDS encoding DeoR/GlpR family DNA-binding transcription regulator — its product is MLTKERIIYLLDRLDRDHIIHVKEIAEELDVSQSTIRRDLTELENQGKLKRVHGGAIKGSVSEIVSRRRERSTPEAARDDPAAVRALCKAAADLVEDGECIFLDSGVLPAGMTEFLANRPVRIVTNNHLVISRLNDPKAQVIVIGGDYIPRYAMSGGAMALHDISQFQFDRSFLECAGLDLERGMTYTSDLESRDIKEHAMNASAASYLLQSGSRIQSGGFCKLQPVSRFSKIFVTDQEKLPVLPANFEVVQV
- a CDS encoding Na/Pi cotransporter family protein, translated to MGISTIVTVLTLLSGVALFLYGMQLMGEGLKQVAGNKLELILYKLTSTPLKGFLLGTVVTALIQSSGATTVMVVGFVNSGLMKLSQAIGIIMGANIGTSITGWIICLSYIDGQQGLASLLSTATISAVVAILGIVFRMFMKKDIFHATGNIMLGFAILMVGMQTMSGAVSPLSQSPAFTSLLTSFTNPVMGILFGILITAVLQSASAACGVLQALSVTGGITFASAFPMLMGVGIGAATPVLLSAIGTGTNGKRTALVYLLNDLFAMLLGSILFYGTNLVFHYPFLDTVMNPFSIAALNSMYRFAAMLLLLPFVKGIERLTKVLIPNREDDEEDSDTLDLLEDRFLNYPDLALAQCQRAMDSMAENVVKNLARAMDLLDHFDERKFSKIQEKESRIDKYQDKLDTYLMQMLKRELSNAQSTEVSKFLHCIPDFERIGDYSYEMAKVARDQYEKKQSFSGSAWKDLQVVMHAVTEIMDLTMDSFSTSDRLVAQRIEPLRVWISMLCTEVRHRRISRLKDTRSGIEEGFDYNELVNELERTADHCSNIAVYIIETANNDLDVHDYVSRTKKDRRSRYKEYLTEYRQKYSI